From Methanococcus maripaludis, the proteins below share one genomic window:
- a CDS encoding winged helix-turn-helix transcriptional regulator yields the protein MLLKLIAKTHASEIIKSLEKNDELHFGGICKYVEGHKNSINRILQELYDEGIVEKREENYSPKISKSYYKLTDFGKEVSKIIDQLEVLEHRYYEAKNKPL from the coding sequence ATGTTATTAAAACTGATTGCAAAAACACACGCTTCTGAAATAATAAAATCTCTTGAAAAAAACGATGAATTACACTTTGGGGGCATTTGTAAATACGTTGAAGGCCATAAAAACAGCATTAACCGAATTTTGCAGGAACTCTACGATGAAGGAATAGTTGAAAAACGGGAAGAAAATTATTCTCCTAAAATATCAAAATCGTATTATAAACTAACAGATTTCGGAAAAGAAGTATCGAAAATCATCGACCAGCTCGAAGTTTTGGAGCATAGATATTACGAAGCTAAAAATAAACCTCTTTAA
- a CDS encoding DUF2080 family transposase-associated protein, with protein MKKLIQKVVRIEVKKKTWRKPRSALPTFIAKVAEHGNSANIEPKLPKEYIGKTVLITIIEEDEELTKQLLKEVE; from the coding sequence ATGAAGAAATTAATCCAAAAGGTGGTCAGAATAGAAGTCAAGAAGAAAACCTGGAGGAAGCCGAGATCAGCACTTCCGACATTTATTGCAAAAGTAGCTGAACACGGCAATTCTGCAAATATTGAACCAAAACTACCTAAAGAATACATCGGCAAGACCGTTTTAATAACCATAATTGAAGAAGACGAAGAATTAACTAAACAATTGTTAAAAGAGGTTGAATAA
- a CDS encoding helix-turn-helix transcriptional regulator codes for MINKKHVKEILYLLNSVEELYFAEICNNIPEAHKGSINRTLQELYDFKMVSKREEGTAKLSKTFYSITDLGKESLKFYELEKEVETKYNITE; via the coding sequence ATGATTAATAAAAAGCACGTTAAAGAAATATTATATCTATTAAATAGTGTTGAGGAACTTTATTTTGCGGAAATATGTAATAATATCCCTGAAGCACACAAAGGAAGTATTAATCGGACGTTGCAGGAATTATATGATTTTAAAATGGTTTCAAAAAGGGAAGAAGGAACTGCTAAACTTTCAAAAACATTTTATTCGATTACAGATCTTGGAAAGGAATCATTAAAGTTTTACGAACTTGAAAAAGAAGTGGAAACCAAGTACAATATAACAGAATAA